One window from the genome of Kryptolebias marmoratus isolate JLee-2015 linkage group LG1, ASM164957v2, whole genome shotgun sequence encodes:
- the si:dkey-13n15.2 gene encoding protein transport protein Sec24C isoform X1 yields MMDAPAPNQSQLWAIQNGWPPAGPPGPLCNPLPSFQQLGLGSLPHRLQASGSDPAASSDRNNVYYDVQYTVHSQQSFPHPLHTVPATSRGANVPPCSLPLLNEGPQPAPLHPTHSPYQASSPQSQPLHTYPGVLNAPRSPTGNHLPVSPPGIGRTVPQPASDWVHVGSSVGYNHHKVASPASPIQQQPHWMLSALPGGTNFDPNAAPQEGSLTPQSPNSESRYGLDPKLLPSAVKVMEEDKAEWDGRVFVSERLSQLPPLATTPCVVEDRGNASPSAIRSTTYCVPCEGQAALLSRLPLGALLTPLVQQTAPVPLCRDTDCVVGCGWCGASMCPEMSWQDCGQRFYCPFCGKLSEVSWQHYQPTKGPAGVRVDEDRRPELSLGSYEKLHSEKGEAAALLLAIDVSASALRGGHLEFVTQQIHTLLASLKRQEGRRSADVRVGLITYDSRVHLYDLGPHLSRPHMLVVTETEDLQLPVRDGLLVSLTDCLDSMNSVLQLIPQFSAESDDSGGVPIQLPVRAGLAVLQGLKCPGKLLIFHSAALIETGNTNSSSGFFGANKPKTIFQPSDQAISLAKECVRQGCGVHMFVLSQQDVGGAWPGHIPYLTGGALHTYSYLQGELDRERLGADLKRVVETDTGFAAELRIFVSKDLRVSGCYGLFVPGPSPGHITMATVDERTTLAAELTHSRALDEARGAAIQAVLTYSSQTGERRTRVHTLTLRCSRHLQDTFRNYQAQTLLTFYCKKMYCAVLERPLQELREELQTDVTEALASYRKHCCSSSVSAGQLVLPQFLRALPVYVNSLRKSEVLLPGLRSSVHQRLQQHCQVLSLDTCGTVRHFYPQLLPLPRSADASEPPNLEEALRCTAASLEPGALYLIHAPLALLLWVGSQVPACTLSALFNTSCFASLPSGETKLPALETPLSVSVRSLIDALSSQAPCARKLLVVKQGDTCEEVLQRHLVEDKSPNGGASYADFLYHLHVNSVRLLQ; encoded by the exons ATGATGGACGCCCCCGCCCCTAATCAGAGTCAGTTGTGGGCGATCCAGAATGGCTGGCCTCCAGCTGGACCTCCGGGACCGCTCTGCAATCCTCTGCCCAGCTTTCAGCAGCTCGGTCTGGGATCTCTGCCCCACCGCCTGCAGGCATCCGGGAGTGACCCTGCCGCCTCTTCAGACAGAAATAACGTTTATTACGATGTGCAGTACACTGTACACAGTCAGCAAAGCTTTCCTCATCCTCTCCACACAGTTCCAGCCACAAGCCGAGGAGCGAACGTGCCTCCATGTTCTCTTCCACTTCTGAACGAAGGCCCCCAACCAGCGCCGCTGCATCCCACTCATAGCCCTTACCAAGCATCATCTCCTCAGTCCCAGCCTCTTCACACGTACCCGGGTGTCCTGAATGCACCTCGGTCTCCAACTGGAAACCATCTTCCTGTTAGTCCTCCGGGGATTGGACGAACCGTCCCTCAGCCTGCGTCTGACTGGGTCCACGTGGGCTCTTCTGTTGGATATAATCATCACAAAGTTGCCTCACCCGCCTCCCCCATCCAGCAGCAGCCTCACTGGATGCTTTCAGCGCTCCCTGGAG GAACCAACTTTGATCCCAACGCAGCTCCACAGGAAGGAAGTTTGACTCCACAG tCTCCGAACTCTGAGTCCCGTTATGGTCTGGACCCCAAGCTGTTACCCAGTGCT GTGAAGGTGATGGAGGAGGACAAGGCAGAGTGGGACGGGAGGGTCTTCGTCTCGGAGCGTTTGTCCCAACTTCCTCCTCTGGCAACCACTCCATGTGTTGTGGAGGACAGAG GAAATGCGAGCCCGTCTGCGATCCGCTCCACCACGTACTGCGTGCCGTGTGAGGGTCAGGCGGCGCTGCTCAGCCGGCTGCCGCTGGGAGCTCTGCTCACCCCTCTGGTGCAACAAACG GCGCCCGTGCCTTTGTGCAGAGACACAGACTGTGTTGTTGGTTGTGGTTGGTGCGGAGCGTCCATGTGTCCAGAGATGAGCTGGCAGGACTGTGGACAGAGGTTTTACTGTCCCTTCTGTGGTAAACTCAGTGAAG TGTCCTGGCAGCACTACCAGCCCACCAAAGGACCCGCGGGGGTCCGGGTCGATGAAGACCGGAGACCTGAACTCAGTTTGGGCTCGTACGAAAAACTCCACTCTGAGAAG GGGGAAGCTGCTGCACTGCTCCTAGCGATAGACGTGTCGGCCTCGGCGCTGAGAGGAGGACATTTAGAGTTTGTAACGCAACAGATCCACACACTGCTGGCCTCTTTGAAAAG GCAGGAAGGCCGGCGTTCGGCAGACGTCCGTGTCGGTTTGATCACGTATGACAGCAGGGTCCACCTGTACGACCTCGGACCCCACCTGTCCCGCCCTCACATGCTGGTCGTCACGGAGACAGAAGacctgcagcttcctgtgagGGACGGCCTTCTGGTGTCCCTCACAGACTGTTTGGACAGCATGAACAG CGTTTTGCAGCTCATTCCTCAGTTCAGTGCGGAGAGTGACGACTCCGGAGGAGTTCCCATCCAGCTTCCTGTTCGAGCCGGGCTGGCTGTGCTGCAG GGTCTGAAGTGTCCGGGGAAGCTGCTGATCTTCCACTCTGCTGCTCTGATAGagacaggaaacacaaactCTTCCTCAGGGTTCTTCGGCGCCAACAAACCAAAG acCATCTTCCAGCCGTCTGATCAGGCCATCTCGTTGGCCAAGGAGTGCGTCCGTCAGGGATGCGGTGTTCACATGTTTGTCCTCTCCCAGCAAGATGTGGGCGGGGCTTGGCCGGGGCACATTCCATACCTTACAGGTGGAGCCCTGCACACCTACAGCTACCTCCAG GGCGAGCTGGACAGAGAGCGTCTCGGCGCCGATCTGAAGAGGGTCGTGGAGACGGACACCGGCTTTGCGGCAGAGCTCAGAATATTTGTCAGCAAAG ATTTGCGTGTGTCCGGTTGTTACGGGCTGTTCGTGCCCGGTCCCAGTCCTGGACacatcaccatggcaacagtggATGAGAGGACAACGCTGGCTGCAGAGCTGACACACAGCAGAGCTCTGGATGAGGCGAGAGGAGCAGCCATCCAG GCGGTCCTGACCTACAGCTCCCAGACAGGAGAGAGGAGGACCAGAGTTCACACTCTGACCTTAAGGTGCTCACGCCACCTGCAGGACACTTTCAGGAACTACCAGGCCCAAACGCTGCTCACCTTTTACTGCAAGAAGA TGTACTGTGCCGTGCTGGAGCGCCCTCTGCAGGAGCTGAGGGAGGAACTGCAGACGGACGTAACCGAAGCACTGGCGTCTTACCGCAAACACTGCTGCTCCTCTTCCGTGTCAGCTGGACAG CTGGTTCTTCCTCAGTTCCTGCGAGCGCTCCCCGTTTACGTCAACAGTCTGAGGAAGAGCGAGGTGCTGCTGCCGGGCCTGAGGAGCTCCGTCCACCAGAGGCTGCAGCAGCACTGCCAGGTCCTCAGCCTGGACACCTGCGGCACCGTCAGACACTTCTACCCccagctgctgcctctg CCCCGCTCAGCTGACGCCTCCGAGCCTCCGAACCTGGAGGAGGCGCTGCGATGCACTGCTGCCAGCCTGGAGCCCGGCGCTCTGTACCTGATTCACGCTCCCCTCGCCCTGCTGCTCTGGGTGGGCAGCCAAGTCCCAGCATGCACTCTGAGCGCGCTCTTCAACACCAGCTGCTTTGCCTCCCTGCCCTCCGGAGAG ACCAAGCTGCCGGCTCTGGAAACTCCGCTCTCCGTCAGCGTTCGATCCCTCATCGACGCGCTCAGCTCCCAGGCGCCCTGCGCTCGGAAG CTGCTGGTGGTGAAGCAGGGTGACACCTGTGAGGAGGTGCTGCAGCGCCACCTGGTGGAAGACAAGAGTCCCAATGGAGGCGCGAGCTACGCCGACTTCCTGTACCATCTCCACGTGAACTCTGTGCGACTCCTGCAGTGA
- the si:dkey-13n15.2 gene encoding protein transport protein Sec24C isoform X2, which produces MMDAPAPNQSQLWAIQNGWPPAGPPGPLCNPLPSFQQLGLGSLPHRLQASGSDPAASSDRNNVYYDVQYTVHSQQSFPHPLHTVPATSRGANVPPCSLPLLNEGPQPAPLHPTHSPYQASSPQSQPLHTYPGVLNAPRSPTGNHLPVSPPGIGRTVPQPASDWVHVGSSVGYNHHKVASPASPIQQQPHWMLSALPGGTNFDPNAAPQEGSLTPQSPNSESRYGLDPKLLPSAVKVMEEDKAEWDGRVFVSERLSQLPPLATTPCVVEDRGNASPSAIRSTTYCVPCEGQAALLSRLPLGALLTPLVQQTAPVPLCRDTDCVVGCGWCGASMCPEMSWQDCGQRFYCPFCGKLSEVSWQHYQPTKGPAGVRVDEDRRPELSLGSYEKLHSEKGEAAALLLAIDVSASALRGGHLEFVTQQIHTLLASLKRQEGRRSADVRVGLITYDSRVHLYDLGPHLSRPHMLVVTETEDLQLPVRDGLLVSLTDCLDSMNSVLQLIPQFSAESDDSGGVPIQLPVRAGLAVLQGLKCPGKLLIFHSAALIETGNTNSSSGFFGANKPKTIFQPSDQAISLAKECVRQGCGVHMFVLSQQDVGGAWPGHIPYLTGGALHTYSYLQGELDRERLGADLKRVVETDTGFAAELRIFVSKDLRVSGCYGLFVPGPSPGHITMATVDERTTLAAELTHSRALDEARGAAIQAVLTYSSQTGERRTRVHTLTLRCSRHLQDTFRNYQAQTLLTFYCKKMYCAVLERPLQELREELQTDVTEALASYRKHCCSSSVSAGQLVLPQFLRALPVYVNSLRKSEVLLPGLRSSVHQRLQQHCQVLSLDTCGTVRHFYPQLLPLPRSADASEPPNLEEALRCTAASLEPGALYLIHAPLALLLWVGSQVPACTLSALFNTSCFASLPSGETKLPALETPLSVSVRSLIDALSSQAPCARKVSC; this is translated from the exons ATGATGGACGCCCCCGCCCCTAATCAGAGTCAGTTGTGGGCGATCCAGAATGGCTGGCCTCCAGCTGGACCTCCGGGACCGCTCTGCAATCCTCTGCCCAGCTTTCAGCAGCTCGGTCTGGGATCTCTGCCCCACCGCCTGCAGGCATCCGGGAGTGACCCTGCCGCCTCTTCAGACAGAAATAACGTTTATTACGATGTGCAGTACACTGTACACAGTCAGCAAAGCTTTCCTCATCCTCTCCACACAGTTCCAGCCACAAGCCGAGGAGCGAACGTGCCTCCATGTTCTCTTCCACTTCTGAACGAAGGCCCCCAACCAGCGCCGCTGCATCCCACTCATAGCCCTTACCAAGCATCATCTCCTCAGTCCCAGCCTCTTCACACGTACCCGGGTGTCCTGAATGCACCTCGGTCTCCAACTGGAAACCATCTTCCTGTTAGTCCTCCGGGGATTGGACGAACCGTCCCTCAGCCTGCGTCTGACTGGGTCCACGTGGGCTCTTCTGTTGGATATAATCATCACAAAGTTGCCTCACCCGCCTCCCCCATCCAGCAGCAGCCTCACTGGATGCTTTCAGCGCTCCCTGGAG GAACCAACTTTGATCCCAACGCAGCTCCACAGGAAGGAAGTTTGACTCCACAG tCTCCGAACTCTGAGTCCCGTTATGGTCTGGACCCCAAGCTGTTACCCAGTGCT GTGAAGGTGATGGAGGAGGACAAGGCAGAGTGGGACGGGAGGGTCTTCGTCTCGGAGCGTTTGTCCCAACTTCCTCCTCTGGCAACCACTCCATGTGTTGTGGAGGACAGAG GAAATGCGAGCCCGTCTGCGATCCGCTCCACCACGTACTGCGTGCCGTGTGAGGGTCAGGCGGCGCTGCTCAGCCGGCTGCCGCTGGGAGCTCTGCTCACCCCTCTGGTGCAACAAACG GCGCCCGTGCCTTTGTGCAGAGACACAGACTGTGTTGTTGGTTGTGGTTGGTGCGGAGCGTCCATGTGTCCAGAGATGAGCTGGCAGGACTGTGGACAGAGGTTTTACTGTCCCTTCTGTGGTAAACTCAGTGAAG TGTCCTGGCAGCACTACCAGCCCACCAAAGGACCCGCGGGGGTCCGGGTCGATGAAGACCGGAGACCTGAACTCAGTTTGGGCTCGTACGAAAAACTCCACTCTGAGAAG GGGGAAGCTGCTGCACTGCTCCTAGCGATAGACGTGTCGGCCTCGGCGCTGAGAGGAGGACATTTAGAGTTTGTAACGCAACAGATCCACACACTGCTGGCCTCTTTGAAAAG GCAGGAAGGCCGGCGTTCGGCAGACGTCCGTGTCGGTTTGATCACGTATGACAGCAGGGTCCACCTGTACGACCTCGGACCCCACCTGTCCCGCCCTCACATGCTGGTCGTCACGGAGACAGAAGacctgcagcttcctgtgagGGACGGCCTTCTGGTGTCCCTCACAGACTGTTTGGACAGCATGAACAG CGTTTTGCAGCTCATTCCTCAGTTCAGTGCGGAGAGTGACGACTCCGGAGGAGTTCCCATCCAGCTTCCTGTTCGAGCCGGGCTGGCTGTGCTGCAG GGTCTGAAGTGTCCGGGGAAGCTGCTGATCTTCCACTCTGCTGCTCTGATAGagacaggaaacacaaactCTTCCTCAGGGTTCTTCGGCGCCAACAAACCAAAG acCATCTTCCAGCCGTCTGATCAGGCCATCTCGTTGGCCAAGGAGTGCGTCCGTCAGGGATGCGGTGTTCACATGTTTGTCCTCTCCCAGCAAGATGTGGGCGGGGCTTGGCCGGGGCACATTCCATACCTTACAGGTGGAGCCCTGCACACCTACAGCTACCTCCAG GGCGAGCTGGACAGAGAGCGTCTCGGCGCCGATCTGAAGAGGGTCGTGGAGACGGACACCGGCTTTGCGGCAGAGCTCAGAATATTTGTCAGCAAAG ATTTGCGTGTGTCCGGTTGTTACGGGCTGTTCGTGCCCGGTCCCAGTCCTGGACacatcaccatggcaacagtggATGAGAGGACAACGCTGGCTGCAGAGCTGACACACAGCAGAGCTCTGGATGAGGCGAGAGGAGCAGCCATCCAG GCGGTCCTGACCTACAGCTCCCAGACAGGAGAGAGGAGGACCAGAGTTCACACTCTGACCTTAAGGTGCTCACGCCACCTGCAGGACACTTTCAGGAACTACCAGGCCCAAACGCTGCTCACCTTTTACTGCAAGAAGA TGTACTGTGCCGTGCTGGAGCGCCCTCTGCAGGAGCTGAGGGAGGAACTGCAGACGGACGTAACCGAAGCACTGGCGTCTTACCGCAAACACTGCTGCTCCTCTTCCGTGTCAGCTGGACAG CTGGTTCTTCCTCAGTTCCTGCGAGCGCTCCCCGTTTACGTCAACAGTCTGAGGAAGAGCGAGGTGCTGCTGCCGGGCCTGAGGAGCTCCGTCCACCAGAGGCTGCAGCAGCACTGCCAGGTCCTCAGCCTGGACACCTGCGGCACCGTCAGACACTTCTACCCccagctgctgcctctg CCCCGCTCAGCTGACGCCTCCGAGCCTCCGAACCTGGAGGAGGCGCTGCGATGCACTGCTGCCAGCCTGGAGCCCGGCGCTCTGTACCTGATTCACGCTCCCCTCGCCCTGCTGCTCTGGGTGGGCAGCCAAGTCCCAGCATGCACTCTGAGCGCGCTCTTCAACACCAGCTGCTTTGCCTCCCTGCCCTCCGGAGAG ACCAAGCTGCCGGCTCTGGAAACTCCGCTCTCCGTCAGCGTTCGATCCCTCATCGACGCGCTCAGCTCCCAGGCGCCCTGCGCTCGGAAGGTGAGCTGCTGA